The Oncorhynchus kisutch isolate 150728-3 linkage group LG20, Okis_V2, whole genome shotgun sequence genome has a segment encoding these proteins:
- the myh11a gene encoding myosin-11 isoform X2: MANKKPMTEDEKFLFLDKDFINSPMAQADWSAKKLVWIPSEKNGFEAASVKEEHGDECLVELADNGKKVTVNKDDIQKMNPPKFSKVEDMAELTCLNEASVLHNIRERYFSGLIYTYSGLFCVVVNPYKMLPIYSEKIIEMYKGKKRHEVPPHIYSITDNAYRNMMQDREDQSILCTGESGAGKTENTKKVIQYLALVASSHKGKKDTSAGELEKQLLQANPILEAFGNAKTIKNDNSSRFGKFIRINFDVTGYIVGANIETYLLEKSRCIRQAKTERAFHIFYYMVAGVKDKLREELLLENFSAYRFLIAGHVSISGQQDDEMYEETMEAMNIMGITEEERTGILKVCSTVLQLGNIEFKKERNQEQATMPDNTAAQKVCHLQGINVVDFTRAILTPRIKVGREVVQKAQTKEQADFAIEALAKAMYERLFRWLLARVNKALDKTKRQGASFLGILDIAGFEIFEDNSFEQLCINYTNERLQQLFNHTMFVLEQEEYQREGIEWSFIDFGLDLQPCIELIERPNNPPGILALLDEECWFPKATDVSFVEKLMNTQASHIKFSKPKQLKSKTEFSVHHYAGKVDYNADNWLTKNMDPLNDNVIALLNISSNTFIQELWKDADRVVGLETMAKMSDSSMPSGSKTKKGMFRTVGQLYKESLAKLMTTLHNTQPNFVRCIIPNHEKRAGKLDAHLVLDQLKCNGVLEGIRICRQGFPNRILFQEFRQRYEILAASAIPKGFMDGKQACGLMIKHLDLDPNLYRIGQSKIFFRTGVLAQLEEERDLKITVVIIAFQSQARGYLARKAFAKRQQQLMAMKVIQRNCAAYLKLRNWQWWRLFTKVKPLLQVTRQEEEMGLKDEELQKAKESAVKYESELKEITLKHTTIMEERNALQEQLQAETELYAEAEEMRVRLASKKQELEEILHEMEARLEEEEDRAQALQVDKKKMQQQMQDLEEHLEEEEDARQKLQLEKVACEGKIKKLEDDVLVMEDHNTKLLKERKLMEERLADFSSNLAEEEEKSKNLTKLKNKHESMISELEVRLKKEEKGRQELDKAKRKLEAESNDLQEQIADLLAQIAELKAQLAKKEEELQAALGRLEDEMAQKNNALKKIRELEGHISDLQEDLDSERQARNKTEKARRDLGEELEALKSELEDTLDSTATQQELRAKREQEVTLLKKAMDDEGRTHEAQVQEMRQKHTQAVEELTEQLEQSKRVKSNLDKAKQALEKETSELTVEVRSLTTAKQDVENKKRKVEGQLNELQARFTDSEKQKGELGERCSKITIELESVTNLLNEAEGKNIKLSKDVSTLSAQVQDTQELLAEETRQKLQFSTKLRQMEDDRNSLQEQLEEEVEAKRNVERHVSTLNIQLSDSKKKLEEMAGNNELLEESKKRLQRDLEASNTQFEEKASAYDKLEKTKNRLQQELEDILMDLDNQRTIVSNLEKKQKKFDQMLAEEKTISSKYADERDRAEAEAREKETKALSLARALEEAQESREELERANKSLRTEMEDLVSSKDDVGKSVHELEKGKRGLEAQVEEMKTQLEELEDELQAAEDAKLRLEVNMQALKAQFDRDLVGRDEMGEEKKRQLIKQVRELETELEDERKQRATAAAAKKKLEGDMKDLEGQIEMSNKGRDEAIKQLRKIQAQMKDFQRELEDARAAREEVLGTAKESERKAKSLEAELMQIQEELAAAERARKQAEAERDELSDELASNTSGKSALSDEKRRLEAKISQLEEELEEESSNMEILNDRLRKSTQQVDQLNNELQTERTTSQKNESARQQMERQNKDLKAKLQEMENQVKSKFKSSITALEAKVAQLEEQVEQESRDKQAVAKGLRQKDKKLKDLMIQVEDERKQAEQYKEQAEKGNTRMKQLKRQLEESEEESQRITAARRKLQRELDESTEANDAMSREVNSLKSKLRRGTEPSFSAAPRRAGGSARRGVIDDASEEDGDSQGDYNGTKSVE, from the exons ATCGTGAGGACCAGTCCATTCTTTGCAC TGGGGAGTCTGGTGCGGGTAAGACTGAGAACACCAAGAAGGTCATCCAGTATCTGGCTCTAGTGGCCTCTTCTCACAAAGGCAAGAAGGACACCAGTGCT GGGGAGCTGGAAAAGCAGCTTCTGCAGGCTAACCCCATCCTGGAGGCCTTCGGGAACGCCAAGACCATCAAAAATGACAACTCTTCACGATTT GGTAAATTCATCCGCATCAACTTTGATGTGACTGGCTACATTGTGGGAGCCAACATTGAGACCT ACCTGCTGGAGAAGTCTCGTTGTATCAGACAGGCCAAGACCGAGAGAGCCTTCCACATCTTCTACTACATGGTGGCTGGGGTCAAGGACAAGCTACGCG AGGAGCTTCTGCTGGAGAACTTCAGCGCCTACCGTTTCCTGATTGCGGGCCATGTCTCGATCTCGGGCCAGCAGGACGACGAGATGTACGAGGAGACCATGGAGGCCATGAACATCATGGGTATCACTGAGGAAGAGAGGACCG GCATCCTGAAGGTGTGTTCCACGGTGCTGCAGTTGGGAAACATAGAGTTCAAGAAGGAGAGGAACCAGGAGCAGGCCACCATGCCTGACAACACAG CGGCTCAGAAGGTGTGCCATCTCCAGGGCATCAACGTGGTAGACTTCACCAGAGCCATCCTCACGCCTCGCATCAAAGTGGGCAGAGAGGTGGTGCAGAAGGCCCAGACCAAAGAGCAG GCTGACTTTGCCATCGAGGCCTTGGCCAAGGCTATGTACGAGCGTCTGTTCCGCTGGCTGCTAGCTAGGGTCAACAAGGCTCTGGACAAGACCAAACGCCAGGGAGCATCCTTCTTGGGCATCCTCGACATTGCTGGCTTTGAGATCTTTGAG GATAACTCCTTTGAGCAGCTGTGCATCAACTACACCAACGAGAGGCTGCAGCAGCTGTTCAACCACACCATGTTCGTTCTGGAGCAGGAGGAGTACCAGAGGGAGGGCATTGAGTGGAGCTTCATCGACTTCGGCCTGGACCTGCAGCCCTGCATTGAGCTCATTGAGAGGCCG AACAATCCTCCTGGTATTCTGGCCCTGTTGGATGAGGAGTGCTGGTTCCCCAAAGCCACAGACGTCTCCTTCGTGGAGAAACTCATGAACACCCAGGCCAGCCACATCAAGTTCAGCAAACCCAAACAGCTGAAGAGCAAGACAGAGTTCTCTGTGCACCACTACGCTGGAAAG GTGGACTACAATGCTGATAATTGGTTGACAAAGAACATGGACCCTCTCAACGACAACGTCATAGCACTGCTTAACATCTCGTCCAACACGTTTATCCAGGAGCTCTGGAAAGATG CGGACCGTGTCGTGGGCCTGGAGACCATGGCCAAGATGTCCGACAGCTCCATGCCCAGCGGCTCCAAGACCAAGAAGGGCATGTTCCGGACCGTGGGTCAGCTCTACAAGGAGTCACTGGCCAAGCTCATGACCACGCTGCACAACACCCAGCCCAACTTCGTCAGATGTATCATCCCTAACCACGAGAAGAGG GCGGGGAAACTGGACGCCCATCTGGTCTTGGATCAGCTGAAGTGCAACGGTGTGTTGGAGGGCATCCGTATCTGCCGGCAAGGGTTCCCCAACCGAATCCTCTTCCAGGAGTTCCGTCAGCG TTACGAGATCCTGGCGGCTAGTGCTATTCCAAAGGGATTCATGGATGGCAAACAGGCGTGTGGTCTCATG ATTAAGCACCTGGATCTGGACCCCAACTTGTACCGGATTGGTCAGAGTAAGATCTTCTTCCGTACCGGCGTGTTGGCCCAGCTCGAGGAGGAGAGAGATCTGAAGATTACGGTGGTCATTATTGCCTTCCAGTCCCAGGCTAGAGGTTATCTGGCCAGAAA GGCCTTTGCTAAGAGACAGCAGCAACTGATGGCCATGAAGGTGATTCAGAGGAACTGTGCTGCCTACCTCAAACTCAGAAACTGGCAATGGTGGAGACTGTTCACCAAG GTCAAGCCTCTGTTGCAAGTGACCCgccaggaggaggagatgggccTGAAGGACGAGGAGCTGCAGAAGGCCAAGGAGTCTGCAGTGAAGTACGAATCAGAGCTGAAGGAGATCACCCTGAAACACACAACA ATCATGGAGGAGAGGAACGCACTGCAGGAGCAGCTGCAGGCTGAGACCGAGCTGTATGCAGAGGCGGAGGAGATGAGGGTGCGTCTGGCCTCTAAGAAGCAGGAGCTGGAGGAGATCCTCCATGAAATGGAGGCCAGgttggaagaggaggaagaccgcgCTCAGGCCCTGCAGGTGGATAAGAAAAAGATGCAGCAACAGATGCAG GACCTGGAGGAGcatctggaggaggaggaggatgcccGTCAGAAGCTGCAGCTGGAGAAGGTAGCATGTGAAGGCAAGATCAAGAAGTTGGAGGACGATGTCTTAGTGATGGAGGACCACAACACCAAACTGTTAAAG GAGAGGAAACTAATGGAGGAGAGACTAGCAGATTTCAGCTCCAACCtggcagaggaggaagagaagtccAAAAACCTGACCAAGCTCAAGAACAAACATGAGTCGATGATCTCTGAACTTGAGG TCCGTctgaagaaggaggagaagggtcGGCAGGAGCTGGACAAAGCAAAGCGTAAGCTGGAGGCGGAGTCTAACGACCTCCAGGAGCAGATAGCTGACCTGCTGGCCCAGATCGCTGAGCTCAAAGCCCAGCTGGCTaagaaggaggaggagctacAGGCTGCTCTGGGCAG GCTAGAGGACGAGATGGCCCAGAAGAACAATGCCCTAAAGAAGATCCGGGAGCTGGAGGGCCACATCTCAGACCTTCAGGAGGACCTGGACTCTGAGCGCCAGGCCAGGAACAAGACTGAGAAGGCCAGGAGGGACCTGGGAGAGGAGCTGGAGGCCCTCAAGTCTGAGCTGGAGGATACACTTGACAGCACCGCTACCCAGCAGGAGCTCCG ggcgaagagagaacaggaggtgaCCCTGTTGAAGAAGGCCATGGACGACGAGGGTCGGACCCACGAGGCCCAGGTGCAGGAGATGAGACAGAAACACACCCAGGCTGTAGAGGAGCTCACAGAGCAGCTGGAGCAGTCCAAACGG GTGAAGTCGAACCTGGACAAGGCCAAGCAGGCCCTGGAGAAGGAGACGTCGGAGCTGACGGTGGAGGTGCGTTCCCTGACCACGGCCAAACAGGACGTGGAGAACAAGAAGAGGAAGGTCGAAGGTCAGCTGAACGAGCTGCAGGCGCGCTTCACCGACAGCGAGAAGCAGAAGGGCGAGCTGGGAGAGCGCTGCTCCAAGATCACT ATTGAACTAGAgagtgtcaccaacctcctgaaTGAAGCTGAGGGGAAGAACATCAAGCTGAGCAAAGATGTCTCCACCCTCAGTGCCCAAGTCCAagacacacaa gagctgctggctgaggaGACCCGTCAGAAGCTGCAGTTCTCCACCAAGCTGCGTCAGATGGAGGACGACCGCAACAGTCTgcaggaacagctggaggaggaggtggaggcaaAGAGGAACGTGGAGAGACACGTGTCCACCCTCAACATACAG TTGTCAGACTCCAAGAAGAAGCTAGAAGAAATGGCCGGCAACAATGAGCTCCTGGAGGAGAGCAAGAAGCGTCTTCAGAGAGACCTGGAAGCGTCCAACACCCAGTTCGAGGAGAAGGCCTCTGCCTACGACAAGCTGGAGAAGACCAAGAACCGTCTGCAGCAGGAGCTAGAGGACATCCTCATGGACCTGGACAACCAGAGGACCATCGTCTCCAACCtggagaagaagcagaagaagttCGACCAG ATGTTGGCCGAGGAGAAGACCATCTCCAGTAAGTACGCTGATGAGAGGGACCGTGCTGAGGCAGAGGCCAGGGAGAAGGAGACCAAGGCCCTGTCTCTGGCCCGTGCTCTGGAGGAGGCCCAGGAGAGCAGGGAGGAGCTGGAGAGAGCCAACAAGTCCCTGAGGACTGAGATGGAAGACCTGGTCAGCTCTAAGGACGACGTGGGCAAGAGT GTCCATGAGTTGGAGAAGGGGAAGCGTGGACTGGAGGCCCAGGTGGAGGAGATGAAGACCCagctggaggagctggaggacgAACTGCAGGCTGCAGAGGACGCCAAGCTGCGTCTGGAGGTCAACATGCAGGCCCTGAAGGCCCAGTTCGACAGGGACCTGGTGGGACGtgatgagatgggagaggagaagaagagacagcTCATAAAGCAG GTGCGTGAGTTGGAGACGGAGCTAGAGGACGAGAGGAAGCAGAGAGCCACGGCGGCAGCAGCCAAGAAGAAGCTGGAGGGAGATATGAAGGACCTGGAGGGACAGATTGAGATGTCCAACAAGGGACGCGACGAGGCCATCAAACAGCTGCGCAAGATCCAG GCCCAGATGAAGGACTTCCAGAGGGAACTGGAAGATGCCCGTGCAGCCAGAGAAGAGGTGCTGGGTACGGCcaaggagagcgagaggaaggccAAGAGTCTGGAGGCTGAGCTCATGCAGATTCAGGAG gagctggCTGCTGCTGAGAGGGCACGGAAACAAGCAGAGGCTGAGCGGGACGAGCTGTCCGACGAACTAGCCAGCAACACCTCTGGAAA ATCAGCCCTGTCTGATGAAAAGCGTCGTCTGGAGGCTAAGATCTCCCAGctggaggaggagctggaggaagaAAGCAGTAACATGGAGATCCTCAACGACAGATTGAGGAAGAGCACTCAACAG GTGGACCAGCTGAACAATGAGCTGCAGACCGAGCGCACCACCTCCCAGAAGAACGAGAGCGCCCGGCAGCAGATGGAGAGGCAGAACAAGGACCTAAAGGCCAAGCTGCAGGAGATGGAGAACCAG GTCAAGTCCAAGTTCAAGTCATCCATCACCGCCCTGGAGGCCAAGGTGGCTCAGTTGGAGGAGCAGGTGGAGCAAGAGAGCAGAGACAAGCAGGCTGTAGCCAAGGGCCTGCGCCAGAAGGACAAAAAGCTGAAAGATCTGATGATCCAGGTGGAGGACGAGAGGAAACAGGCTGAACAGTACAAGGAACAG gcAGAAAAGGGCAACACGCGGATGAAGCAGCTGAAGCGCCAGCTGGAGGAGTCGGAGGAGGAGTCTCAGCGCATCACGGCTGCCCGCAGGAAGCTGCAGAGGGAGCTGGATGAGTCCACCGAGGCTAACGATGCCATGAGCCGCGAGGTCAACTCCCTCAAGAGCAAACTCAG gcgtGGGACCGAGCCCTCTTTCAGCGCCGCGCCGCGCCGTGCCGGGGGCAGTGCCCGGAGAGGGGTCATCGATGACGCGTCAGAAGAAGACGGGGACTCACAGGGGGACTACAACGGAACAAAGTCTGTTGAGTAG
- the myh11a gene encoding myosin-11 isoform X1 — protein sequence MANKKPMTEDEKFLFLDKDFINSPMAQADWSAKKLVWIPSEKNGFEAASVKEEHGDECLVELADNGKKVTVNKDDIQKMNPPKFSKVEDMAELTCLNEASVLHNIRERYFSGLIYTYSGLFCVVVNPYKMLPIYSEKIIEMYKGKKRHEVPPHIYSITDNAYRNMMQDREDQSILCTGESGAGKTENTKKVIQYLALVASSHKGKKDTSATQPGAFVHGELEKQLLQANPILEAFGNAKTIKNDNSSRFGKFIRINFDVTGYIVGANIETYLLEKSRCIRQAKTERAFHIFYYMVAGVKDKLREELLLENFSAYRFLIAGHVSISGQQDDEMYEETMEAMNIMGITEEERTGILKVCSTVLQLGNIEFKKERNQEQATMPDNTAAQKVCHLQGINVVDFTRAILTPRIKVGREVVQKAQTKEQADFAIEALAKAMYERLFRWLLARVNKALDKTKRQGASFLGILDIAGFEIFEDNSFEQLCINYTNERLQQLFNHTMFVLEQEEYQREGIEWSFIDFGLDLQPCIELIERPNNPPGILALLDEECWFPKATDVSFVEKLMNTQASHIKFSKPKQLKSKTEFSVHHYAGKVDYNADNWLTKNMDPLNDNVIALLNISSNTFIQELWKDADRVVGLETMAKMSDSSMPSGSKTKKGMFRTVGQLYKESLAKLMTTLHNTQPNFVRCIIPNHEKRAGKLDAHLVLDQLKCNGVLEGIRICRQGFPNRILFQEFRQRYEILAASAIPKGFMDGKQACGLMIKHLDLDPNLYRIGQSKIFFRTGVLAQLEEERDLKITVVIIAFQSQARGYLARKAFAKRQQQLMAMKVIQRNCAAYLKLRNWQWWRLFTKVKPLLQVTRQEEEMGLKDEELQKAKESAVKYESELKEITLKHTTIMEERNALQEQLQAETELYAEAEEMRVRLASKKQELEEILHEMEARLEEEEDRAQALQVDKKKMQQQMQDLEEHLEEEEDARQKLQLEKVACEGKIKKLEDDVLVMEDHNTKLLKERKLMEERLADFSSNLAEEEEKSKNLTKLKNKHESMISELEVRLKKEEKGRQELDKAKRKLEAESNDLQEQIADLLAQIAELKAQLAKKEEELQAALGRLEDEMAQKNNALKKIRELEGHISDLQEDLDSERQARNKTEKARRDLGEELEALKSELEDTLDSTATQQELRAKREQEVTLLKKAMDDEGRTHEAQVQEMRQKHTQAVEELTEQLEQSKRVKSNLDKAKQALEKETSELTVEVRSLTTAKQDVENKKRKVEGQLNELQARFTDSEKQKGELGERCSKITIELESVTNLLNEAEGKNIKLSKDVSTLSAQVQDTQELLAEETRQKLQFSTKLRQMEDDRNSLQEQLEEEVEAKRNVERHVSTLNIQLSDSKKKLEEMAGNNELLEESKKRLQRDLEASNTQFEEKASAYDKLEKTKNRLQQELEDILMDLDNQRTIVSNLEKKQKKFDQMLAEEKTISSKYADERDRAEAEAREKETKALSLARALEEAQESREELERANKSLRTEMEDLVSSKDDVGKSVHELEKGKRGLEAQVEEMKTQLEELEDELQAAEDAKLRLEVNMQALKAQFDRDLVGRDEMGEEKKRQLIKQVRELETELEDERKQRATAAAAKKKLEGDMKDLEGQIEMSNKGRDEAIKQLRKIQAQMKDFQRELEDARAAREEVLGTAKESERKAKSLEAELMQIQEELAAAERARKQAEAERDELSDELASNTSGKSALSDEKRRLEAKISQLEEELEEESSNMEILNDRLRKSTQQVDQLNNELQTERTTSQKNESARQQMERQNKDLKAKLQEMENQVKSKFKSSITALEAKVAQLEEQVEQESRDKQAVAKGLRQKDKKLKDLMIQVEDERKQAEQYKEQAEKGNTRMKQLKRQLEESEEESQRITAARRKLQRELDESTEANDAMSREVNSLKSKLRRGTEPSFSAAPRRAGGSARRGVIDDASEEDGDSQGDYNGTKSVE from the exons ATCGTGAGGACCAGTCCATTCTTTGCAC TGGGGAGTCTGGTGCGGGTAAGACTGAGAACACCAAGAAGGTCATCCAGTATCTGGCTCTAGTGGCCTCTTCTCACAAAGGCAAGAAGGACACCAGTGCT ACACAGCCAGGAGCATTTGTCCAC GGGGAGCTGGAAAAGCAGCTTCTGCAGGCTAACCCCATCCTGGAGGCCTTCGGGAACGCCAAGACCATCAAAAATGACAACTCTTCACGATTT GGTAAATTCATCCGCATCAACTTTGATGTGACTGGCTACATTGTGGGAGCCAACATTGAGACCT ACCTGCTGGAGAAGTCTCGTTGTATCAGACAGGCCAAGACCGAGAGAGCCTTCCACATCTTCTACTACATGGTGGCTGGGGTCAAGGACAAGCTACGCG AGGAGCTTCTGCTGGAGAACTTCAGCGCCTACCGTTTCCTGATTGCGGGCCATGTCTCGATCTCGGGCCAGCAGGACGACGAGATGTACGAGGAGACCATGGAGGCCATGAACATCATGGGTATCACTGAGGAAGAGAGGACCG GCATCCTGAAGGTGTGTTCCACGGTGCTGCAGTTGGGAAACATAGAGTTCAAGAAGGAGAGGAACCAGGAGCAGGCCACCATGCCTGACAACACAG CGGCTCAGAAGGTGTGCCATCTCCAGGGCATCAACGTGGTAGACTTCACCAGAGCCATCCTCACGCCTCGCATCAAAGTGGGCAGAGAGGTGGTGCAGAAGGCCCAGACCAAAGAGCAG GCTGACTTTGCCATCGAGGCCTTGGCCAAGGCTATGTACGAGCGTCTGTTCCGCTGGCTGCTAGCTAGGGTCAACAAGGCTCTGGACAAGACCAAACGCCAGGGAGCATCCTTCTTGGGCATCCTCGACATTGCTGGCTTTGAGATCTTTGAG GATAACTCCTTTGAGCAGCTGTGCATCAACTACACCAACGAGAGGCTGCAGCAGCTGTTCAACCACACCATGTTCGTTCTGGAGCAGGAGGAGTACCAGAGGGAGGGCATTGAGTGGAGCTTCATCGACTTCGGCCTGGACCTGCAGCCCTGCATTGAGCTCATTGAGAGGCCG AACAATCCTCCTGGTATTCTGGCCCTGTTGGATGAGGAGTGCTGGTTCCCCAAAGCCACAGACGTCTCCTTCGTGGAGAAACTCATGAACACCCAGGCCAGCCACATCAAGTTCAGCAAACCCAAACAGCTGAAGAGCAAGACAGAGTTCTCTGTGCACCACTACGCTGGAAAG GTGGACTACAATGCTGATAATTGGTTGACAAAGAACATGGACCCTCTCAACGACAACGTCATAGCACTGCTTAACATCTCGTCCAACACGTTTATCCAGGAGCTCTGGAAAGATG CGGACCGTGTCGTGGGCCTGGAGACCATGGCCAAGATGTCCGACAGCTCCATGCCCAGCGGCTCCAAGACCAAGAAGGGCATGTTCCGGACCGTGGGTCAGCTCTACAAGGAGTCACTGGCCAAGCTCATGACCACGCTGCACAACACCCAGCCCAACTTCGTCAGATGTATCATCCCTAACCACGAGAAGAGG GCGGGGAAACTGGACGCCCATCTGGTCTTGGATCAGCTGAAGTGCAACGGTGTGTTGGAGGGCATCCGTATCTGCCGGCAAGGGTTCCCCAACCGAATCCTCTTCCAGGAGTTCCGTCAGCG TTACGAGATCCTGGCGGCTAGTGCTATTCCAAAGGGATTCATGGATGGCAAACAGGCGTGTGGTCTCATG ATTAAGCACCTGGATCTGGACCCCAACTTGTACCGGATTGGTCAGAGTAAGATCTTCTTCCGTACCGGCGTGTTGGCCCAGCTCGAGGAGGAGAGAGATCTGAAGATTACGGTGGTCATTATTGCCTTCCAGTCCCAGGCTAGAGGTTATCTGGCCAGAAA GGCCTTTGCTAAGAGACAGCAGCAACTGATGGCCATGAAGGTGATTCAGAGGAACTGTGCTGCCTACCTCAAACTCAGAAACTGGCAATGGTGGAGACTGTTCACCAAG GTCAAGCCTCTGTTGCAAGTGACCCgccaggaggaggagatgggccTGAAGGACGAGGAGCTGCAGAAGGCCAAGGAGTCTGCAGTGAAGTACGAATCAGAGCTGAAGGAGATCACCCTGAAACACACAACA ATCATGGAGGAGAGGAACGCACTGCAGGAGCAGCTGCAGGCTGAGACCGAGCTGTATGCAGAGGCGGAGGAGATGAGGGTGCGTCTGGCCTCTAAGAAGCAGGAGCTGGAGGAGATCCTCCATGAAATGGAGGCCAGgttggaagaggaggaagaccgcgCTCAGGCCCTGCAGGTGGATAAGAAAAAGATGCAGCAACAGATGCAG GACCTGGAGGAGcatctggaggaggaggaggatgcccGTCAGAAGCTGCAGCTGGAGAAGGTAGCATGTGAAGGCAAGATCAAGAAGTTGGAGGACGATGTCTTAGTGATGGAGGACCACAACACCAAACTGTTAAAG GAGAGGAAACTAATGGAGGAGAGACTAGCAGATTTCAGCTCCAACCtggcagaggaggaagagaagtccAAAAACCTGACCAAGCTCAAGAACAAACATGAGTCGATGATCTCTGAACTTGAGG TCCGTctgaagaaggaggagaagggtcGGCAGGAGCTGGACAAAGCAAAGCGTAAGCTGGAGGCGGAGTCTAACGACCTCCAGGAGCAGATAGCTGACCTGCTGGCCCAGATCGCTGAGCTCAAAGCCCAGCTGGCTaagaaggaggaggagctacAGGCTGCTCTGGGCAG GCTAGAGGACGAGATGGCCCAGAAGAACAATGCCCTAAAGAAGATCCGGGAGCTGGAGGGCCACATCTCAGACCTTCAGGAGGACCTGGACTCTGAGCGCCAGGCCAGGAACAAGACTGAGAAGGCCAGGAGGGACCTGGGAGAGGAGCTGGAGGCCCTCAAGTCTGAGCTGGAGGATACACTTGACAGCACCGCTACCCAGCAGGAGCTCCG ggcgaagagagaacaggaggtgaCCCTGTTGAAGAAGGCCATGGACGACGAGGGTCGGACCCACGAGGCCCAGGTGCAGGAGATGAGACAGAAACACACCCAGGCTGTAGAGGAGCTCACAGAGCAGCTGGAGCAGTCCAAACGG GTGAAGTCGAACCTGGACAAGGCCAAGCAGGCCCTGGAGAAGGAGACGTCGGAGCTGACGGTGGAGGTGCGTTCCCTGACCACGGCCAAACAGGACGTGGAGAACAAGAAGAGGAAGGTCGAAGGTCAGCTGAACGAGCTGCAGGCGCGCTTCACCGACAGCGAGAAGCAGAAGGGCGAGCTGGGAGAGCGCTGCTCCAAGATCACT ATTGAACTAGAgagtgtcaccaacctcctgaaTGAAGCTGAGGGGAAGAACATCAAGCTGAGCAAAGATGTCTCCACCCTCAGTGCCCAAGTCCAagacacacaa gagctgctggctgaggaGACCCGTCAGAAGCTGCAGTTCTCCACCAAGCTGCGTCAGATGGAGGACGACCGCAACAGTCTgcaggaacagctggaggaggaggtggaggcaaAGAGGAACGTGGAGAGACACGTGTCCACCCTCAACATACAG TTGTCAGACTCCAAGAAGAAGCTAGAAGAAATGGCCGGCAACAATGAGCTCCTGGAGGAGAGCAAGAAGCGTCTTCAGAGAGACCTGGAAGCGTCCAACACCCAGTTCGAGGAGAAGGCCTCTGCCTACGACAAGCTGGAGAAGACCAAGAACCGTCTGCAGCAGGAGCTAGAGGACATCCTCATGGACCTGGACAACCAGAGGACCATCGTCTCCAACCtggagaagaagcagaagaagttCGACCAG ATGTTGGCCGAGGAGAAGACCATCTCCAGTAAGTACGCTGATGAGAGGGACCGTGCTGAGGCAGAGGCCAGGGAGAAGGAGACCAAGGCCCTGTCTCTGGCCCGTGCTCTGGAGGAGGCCCAGGAGAGCAGGGAGGAGCTGGAGAGAGCCAACAAGTCCCTGAGGACTGAGATGGAAGACCTGGTCAGCTCTAAGGACGACGTGGGCAAGAGT GTCCATGAGTTGGAGAAGGGGAAGCGTGGACTGGAGGCCCAGGTGGAGGAGATGAAGACCCagctggaggagctggaggacgAACTGCAGGCTGCAGAGGACGCCAAGCTGCGTCTGGAGGTCAACATGCAGGCCCTGAAGGCCCAGTTCGACAGGGACCTGGTGGGACGtgatgagatgggagaggagaagaagagacagcTCATAAAGCAG GTGCGTGAGTTGGAGACGGAGCTAGAGGACGAGAGGAAGCAGAGAGCCACGGCGGCAGCAGCCAAGAAGAAGCTGGAGGGAGATATGAAGGACCTGGAGGGACAGATTGAGATGTCCAACAAGGGACGCGACGAGGCCATCAAACAGCTGCGCAAGATCCAG GCCCAGATGAAGGACTTCCAGAGGGAACTGGAAGATGCCCGTGCAGCCAGAGAAGAGGTGCTGGGTACGGCcaaggagagcgagaggaaggccAAGAGTCTGGAGGCTGAGCTCATGCAGATTCAGGAG gagctggCTGCTGCTGAGAGGGCACGGAAACAAGCAGAGGCTGAGCGGGACGAGCTGTCCGACGAACTAGCCAGCAACACCTCTGGAAA ATCAGCCCTGTCTGATGAAAAGCGTCGTCTGGAGGCTAAGATCTCCCAGctggaggaggagctggaggaagaAAGCAGTAACATGGAGATCCTCAACGACAGATTGAGGAAGAGCACTCAACAG GTGGACCAGCTGAACAATGAGCTGCAGACCGAGCGCACCACCTCCCAGAAGAACGAGAGCGCCCGGCAGCAGATGGAGAGGCAGAACAAGGACCTAAAGGCCAAGCTGCAGGAGATGGAGAACCAG GTCAAGTCCAAGTTCAAGTCATCCATCACCGCCCTGGAGGCCAAGGTGGCTCAGTTGGAGGAGCAGGTGGAGCAAGAGAGCAGAGACAAGCAGGCTGTAGCCAAGGGCCTGCGCCAGAAGGACAAAAAGCTGAAAGATCTGATGATCCAGGTGGAGGACGAGAGGAAACAGGCTGAACAGTACAAGGAACAG gcAGAAAAGGGCAACACGCGGATGAAGCAGCTGAAGCGCCAGCTGGAGGAGTCGGAGGAGGAGTCTCAGCGCATCACGGCTGCCCGCAGGAAGCTGCAGAGGGAGCTGGATGAGTCCACCGAGGCTAACGATGCCATGAGCCGCGAGGTCAACTCCCTCAAGAGCAAACTCAG gcgtGGGACCGAGCCCTCTTTCAGCGCCGCGCCGCGCCGTGCCGGGGGCAGTGCCCGGAGAGGGGTCATCGATGACGCGTCAGAAGAAGACGGGGACTCACAGGGGGACTACAACGGAACAAAGTCTGTTGAGTAG